In Scyliorhinus torazame isolate Kashiwa2021f chromosome 18, sScyTor2.1, whole genome shotgun sequence, the following are encoded in one genomic region:
- the LOC140394743 gene encoding zona pellucida sperm-binding protein 4-like codes for MGLRVSVREGGTDLERTPPPCGSVLNQAVCTVDGQFLIVISRNLTRPALNLSSLYVKDGQEAECKPKLTTTQFVTFHFPITSCGSSKREEDGSLVYETDVLGKRMIQTGKLGSVTRDSTFSLHVQCKYTGSQETGFQINVTVYTVSPPPPASEDGILELELRIAKGGDYRSWYVDSDYPIQRILQEPVFVEVRVLDRNDPMIVLRLHDCWATPVPAPDHEVQWSLLVDGCPYEGDDYLTLLHPVGVFSGLEFPTHHKRFEVKTFVFLDGKLEQPLSRKVYLHCSAEVCSPSSQDDCAPKCGQKRQRRSSIYEGTLVSAPGPIFLEDESHQSKKLHEANGAAESPSWALQGVSIGLMMLSLSLLVVAAVFMKRPRAAASQCNEIEL; via the exons ATGGGGCTGCGGGTGTCAGTTCGCGAGGGAG GGACTGATTTAGAGAGGACACCTCCTCCATGTGGTTCAGTATTGAATCAGGCTG TGTGCACAGTTGATGGTCAGTTCCTCATCGTGATCTCCAGGAACCTGACCCGTCCTGCCCTCAACCTGTCATCTCTGTATGTGAAGGATGGACAAGAGGCTGAGTGCAAGCCTAAACTAACCACTACCCAATTTGTGACTTTCCACTTTCCAATTACCTCTTGTGGCTCCAGCAAGCGG GAGGAAGATGGATCCTTGGTATATGAAACAGATGTCTTGGGGAAGAGGATGATTCAGACTGGGAAGCTGGGCTCAGTGACTCGGGACAGCACCTTCAG CCTGCATGTCCAGTGCAAGTACACAGGGAGTCAAGAGACTGGCTTCCAGATCAATGTCACCGTTTACACTGtttctcctccacctcctgctTCTGAAGATGGGATTCTGGAACTGGAATTGCGAATAGCAAAAG GTGGTGACTACAGATCCTGGTATGTGGATAGTGACTACCCCATTCAGAGAATCCTTCAGGAACCAGTGTTTGTGGAGGTTCGTGTCCTGGATCGTAATGACCCAATGATTGTCCTGAGGTTGCATGACTGCTGGGCAACTCCTGTTCCTGCCCCTGACCATGAGGTGCAATGGAGTCTATTGGTGGATGG GTGTCCTTATGAGGGTGATGATTATCTGACTCTTCTACACCCAGTGGGTGTGTTTTCTGGCCTGGAGTTCCCAACACATCACAAGCGGTTTGAAGTGAAGACCTTTGTTTTCTTGGATGGAAAGTTGGAGCAACCTCTCTCCAGAAAG GTTTACCTGCACTGCAGTGCTGAAGTCTGTTCACCCTCTAGTCAGGATGACTGTGCACCCAAATGTGGCCAAA AGAGACAACGCAGGAGTTCCATCTATGAGGGAACATTAGTGAGTGCTCCTGGTCCCATTTTCCTGGAAGATGAGAGTCACCAATCAAAGAAACTGCATGAAGCAAATG GTGCTGCTGAATCTCCTTCTTGGGCTCTGCAAGGAGTATCCATTGGCTTAATGATGCTGTCCCTGTCCCTGCTGGTGGTGGCTGCAGTGTTCATGAAGAGACCAAGAGCTGCTGCTTCTCAATGTAATGAAATTGAACTGTAG